From the genome of Motilibacter aurantiacus, one region includes:
- a CDS encoding MBL fold metallo-hydrolase translates to MLIAALPAAAFGTNCWVLAPGAGQECVVVDPGVGIVPGLDELLARHRLRPAAVLLTHGHVDHVFSVVPVCQARGVPAYLHPDDGFLLADPLAAVGPGAREAFAAAGLEWAEPDDVRPLPDGAQLELAGLTLRVDAAPGHTPGSVLFMTDDGGRPTCLSGDVLFAGSIGRTDLARGSARDMRHSLRTKVLPLPDETRVLPGHGPETTIGAERASNPFLLDLSEVR, encoded by the coding sequence GTGCTGATCGCCGCACTTCCTGCCGCGGCGTTCGGCACCAACTGCTGGGTCCTGGCGCCGGGCGCGGGGCAGGAGTGCGTCGTCGTCGACCCCGGGGTGGGCATCGTCCCCGGCCTCGACGAGCTGCTCGCGCGCCACCGGCTGCGCCCGGCCGCGGTGCTGCTCACCCACGGGCACGTCGACCACGTCTTCTCCGTCGTGCCGGTCTGCCAGGCGCGCGGCGTGCCGGCCTATCTGCACCCCGACGACGGCTTCCTGCTCGCCGACCCCCTCGCGGCCGTCGGCCCGGGCGCCCGTGAGGCGTTCGCCGCCGCGGGGCTGGAGTGGGCCGAGCCGGACGACGTACGCCCGTTGCCGGACGGCGCCCAGCTCGAGCTCGCGGGCCTGACCCTGCGCGTGGACGCGGCACCGGGCCACACTCCCGGCTCCGTCCTCTTCATGACCGACGACGGCGGGCGCCCCACCTGCCTGTCCGGCGACGTGCTGTTCGCCGGCTCGATCGGGCGCACCGACCTGGCGAGGGGGAGCGCGAGGGACATGCGGCACAGCCTGCGGACCAAGGTCCTCCCGCTGCCCGACGAGACCCGAGTGCTCCCCGGCCACGGGCCCGAGACCACCATCGGCGCCGAGCGCGCGTCGAACCCGTTCCTGCTCGACCTCTCGGAAGTGCGCTGA
- a CDS encoding DUF948 domain-containing protein translates to MSPGEIAGLVAAFAFVLLVGVVAVPLVKLGRLIDEARGTVRGLTDETVPLVREVTTTVTTTNGNLVKLDGITGNVQEMSGNVSAFTALLVSTLGRPMLKASSFSYGVREALSERRRPTGTRRAQGRPTRGRG, encoded by the coding sequence ATGTCCCCTGGGGAGATCGCCGGCCTGGTGGCGGCGTTCGCTTTCGTGCTGCTCGTCGGTGTCGTCGCGGTCCCGCTCGTCAAGCTGGGCCGCCTGATCGACGAGGCCCGCGGCACCGTCCGCGGCCTGACCGACGAGACCGTCCCGCTCGTGCGGGAGGTGACGACGACGGTGACGACGACCAACGGCAACCTCGTCAAGCTCGACGGCATCACCGGCAACGTGCAGGAGATGTCCGGCAACGTGTCGGCGTTCACCGCGCTTCTGGTGTCGACGCTCGGCCGCCCCATGTTGAAGGCGTCGTCGTTCAGCTACGGCGTCCGCGAGGCGCTCTCCGAGCGCCGCCGGCCGACCGGGACCCGCCGTGCGCAGGGCCGCCCGACCCGCGGAAGGGGCTGA
- a CDS encoding GAF and ANTAR domain-containing protein codes for MTDSSPLSEEMLGVFARMAGLLLTEETVATALRLVTSLAVEAIPAATGSGLTLVGPGGHPATSAATDDVVEQSDALQYDLDEGPCLAAAASRALVRVDDTGAEQRWPGWASAATRLGLRSSLSAPLVAGDRCLGALKVYGREPHAFDARTESMLVLFSAQAAILVANVQAYDSAQRLSGQLREALRSRDLIGQAKGILIATRRVDEDTAFAMLAATSQRENRKVHDVARGLVESYSRRRR; via the coding sequence GTGACAGACTCTTCGCCCCTCTCCGAGGAGATGCTGGGCGTCTTCGCTCGCATGGCGGGCCTGCTACTGACCGAGGAGACCGTCGCCACGGCGCTGCGGCTGGTGACGTCCCTGGCGGTGGAGGCGATCCCGGCCGCGACGGGGAGCGGGCTCACGCTCGTCGGCCCGGGCGGGCACCCGGCGACCTCGGCGGCGACCGACGACGTGGTCGAGCAGTCCGACGCCCTCCAGTACGACCTCGACGAGGGCCCGTGCCTCGCCGCGGCGGCCAGCCGGGCACTGGTGCGGGTGGACGACACCGGGGCCGAGCAGCGCTGGCCGGGCTGGGCGTCCGCCGCCACCCGGCTCGGCCTGCGGTCGTCCCTCAGCGCGCCCCTGGTGGCCGGCGACCGCTGCCTCGGCGCGCTCAAGGTGTACGGCCGCGAGCCGCACGCCTTCGATGCGCGCACCGAGAGCATGCTCGTGCTCTTCTCCGCCCAGGCCGCGATCCTCGTCGCCAACGTGCAGGCGTACGACTCGGCGCAGCGCCTCTCCGGGCAACTGCGGGAGGCGCTGCGCAGCCGGGACCTCATCGGGCAGGCGAAGGGCATCCTCATCGCCACCCGGCGCGTCGACGAGGACACGGCGTTCGCGATGCTCGCCGCCACGTCGCAGCGGGAGAACCGCAAGGTGCACGACGTCGCCCGGGGGCTGGTGGAGTCCTACTCGCGGCGCCGCCGGTGA
- a CDS encoding peptidylprolyl isomerase, whose product MAASNKRERQLARERYVRQQARRAEARKRRRQRTQVLAAVAAVVAVIAGVAVISLLVNNDDDTLDAPAAAPESTASVESTPAAPVVDGCTASSATGRLNAPQFDEEPALTVDKASYTATLDTNCGPIELTLDGAKAPHTVNSFAFLAEEKFFDGTPCHRLTTSGLYVLQCGDPTGTGTGGPGYQFEDENLPEEGAANYPAGTVAMANSGAGTNGSQFFLVYEDTQLPPNYSIFGKITKGLDILKKVAAAGVADGGGDGAPSQPVTLDTVTVAKARG is encoded by the coding sequence TTGGCCGCCAGCAACAAGAGGGAGCGTCAGCTGGCGCGCGAGCGCTACGTCCGCCAGCAGGCCCGTCGAGCCGAGGCACGCAAGCGTCGCCGCCAGCGGACCCAGGTGCTCGCCGCGGTCGCCGCTGTGGTGGCGGTGATCGCCGGCGTCGCGGTGATCTCGCTCCTCGTCAACAACGACGACGACACGCTCGACGCCCCCGCCGCCGCCCCGGAGTCGACCGCGTCCGTGGAGTCCACGCCCGCCGCCCCCGTGGTCGACGGGTGCACGGCCTCGTCCGCGACCGGCCGGCTGAACGCGCCCCAGTTCGACGAGGAGCCGGCGCTCACGGTGGACAAGGCGAGCTACACCGCCACCCTCGACACCAACTGTGGCCCGATCGAGCTCACCCTCGACGGCGCGAAGGCGCCGCACACGGTCAACTCCTTCGCGTTCCTCGCCGAGGAGAAGTTCTTCGACGGCACGCCCTGCCACCGGCTCACCACGAGCGGGCTCTACGTGCTGCAGTGCGGTGACCCGACGGGCACCGGCACCGGCGGCCCGGGCTACCAGTTCGAGGACGAGAACCTCCCCGAGGAGGGCGCCGCGAACTACCCCGCCGGCACCGTCGCGATGGCGAACAGCGGCGCGGGCACCAACGGCAGCCAGTTCTTCCTCGTCTACGAGGACACCCAGCTCCCGCCGAACTACTCGATCTTCGGCAAGATCACCAAGGGGCTCGACATCCTGAAGAAGGTCGCAGCCGCCGGTGTCGCCGATGGTGGCGGGGACGGCGCGCCCAGCCAGCCCGTGACCCTGGACACCGTCACCGTCGCGAAGGCAAGGGGCTGA
- a CDS encoding replication-associated recombination protein A, with protein sequence MRPRSLDEVVGQASLLGPGAPLRRLAEGGQAPASVVLWGPPGTGKTTLAHLVSAAGGRHFVELSAVMAGVKEVRAVVEDARRRLGSSGQETVLFVDEVHRFSRTQQDALLPSVENRWVVLVAATTENPYFSVVSPLLSRSLLLTLSPLTDEDVRVLVRRALTDARGLGGAVRLEEAAEEHLLRIAGGDARRALTALESAAGAAQEAGAAAIDVETLERAVDRAAVRYDKTGDQHYDVASAFIKSVRGSDVDAALHYLARMVEAGEDPRFIARRLMISASEDIGMADPTALQTAVAAAQAVALIGMPEARIILAQAVVALALAPKSNAVYLAVDAAIADVRRGLAGPVPAHLRDAHYAGAKRLEHGAGYRYAHDYPHGVVAQQYAPDAVVGRDYYAPTGHGAERMIGDRVDRLRRAVRGLPAPEAAVAPAPPPPPEAAEGPEATG encoded by the coding sequence ATGCGGCCGCGGTCCCTCGACGAGGTGGTGGGGCAGGCCTCGCTGCTCGGCCCGGGCGCCCCGCTCCGCCGGCTGGCCGAGGGCGGTCAGGCGCCGGCCTCGGTCGTGCTGTGGGGGCCGCCCGGCACCGGCAAGACCACCCTGGCGCACCTGGTCTCGGCGGCAGGCGGCCGCCACTTCGTCGAGCTGTCCGCGGTGATGGCCGGGGTGAAGGAGGTGCGCGCCGTCGTCGAGGACGCGCGCCGGCGGCTCGGCTCGTCGGGCCAGGAGACCGTGCTGTTCGTCGACGAGGTGCACCGCTTCTCCCGCACGCAGCAGGACGCCCTGCTGCCGTCGGTGGAGAACCGCTGGGTCGTCCTCGTCGCGGCCACCACGGAGAACCCCTACTTCTCGGTCGTCTCGCCCCTGCTGTCACGGTCCCTGCTGCTGACGCTGTCACCGCTCACGGACGAGGACGTCCGGGTGCTCGTGCGGCGCGCGCTGACCGACGCGCGCGGCCTCGGCGGTGCCGTACGCCTGGAGGAGGCCGCGGAGGAGCACCTGCTGCGCATCGCCGGCGGGGACGCCCGACGTGCCCTGACGGCCCTGGAGTCCGCGGCGGGGGCGGCACAGGAGGCGGGCGCCGCGGCGATCGACGTGGAGACCCTCGAGCGCGCGGTGGACCGCGCGGCGGTCCGCTACGACAAGACCGGCGACCAGCACTACGACGTCGCCAGCGCGTTCATCAAGTCGGTCCGGGGGTCCGACGTCGACGCGGCCCTGCACTACCTCGCCCGCATGGTGGAGGCGGGGGAGGACCCGCGCTTCATCGCCCGCCGGCTGATGATCTCGGCCAGCGAGGACATCGGCATGGCGGACCCGACGGCCCTGCAGACCGCGGTCGCCGCCGCCCAGGCGGTCGCCCTCATCGGGATGCCCGAAGCCCGCATCATCCTTGCCCAGGCCGTCGTCGCCCTCGCCCTCGCGCCGAAGTCGAACGCGGTCTACCTGGCGGTGGACGCGGCCATCGCGGACGTGCGCCGCGGGCTGGCCGGGCCGGTGCCGGCCCATCTGCGCGACGCCCACTACGCGGGCGCGAAGCGGCTCGAGCACGGGGCGGGCTACCGCTACGCCCACGACTACCCCCACGGGGTCGTCGCCCAGCAGTACGCCCCGGACGCCGTGGTGGGCCGTGACTACTACGCCCCGACGGGCCACGGCGCCGAGCGGATGATCGGCGACCGGGTGGACCGCCTCCGGCGGGCGGTGCGCGGCCTGCCCGCTCCCGAGGCGGCCGTCGCCCCCGCCCCGCCGCCGCCCCCCGAGGCGGCGGAGGGACCGGAGGCCACGGGGTAG
- a CDS encoding PP2C family protein-serine/threonine phosphatase, with protein sequence MSDRPAGRHEPGVEGHRRALQAVLRRGAVTPEQLWLRYFATGGVAGMLELEGYLQGLVELPPADRDMLAQSANELLDEVAGRLRVPYSRQLRDPLPPAGPLLALVRLLQETPRALSGGVDDAVAAAVAALGPGIEATVYVVDYAEERLVALPSSRHPERPPIGLEGTLAGRAFQLTETQAAFHDAQPRLWVPLLDGVERIGALDVAVSTASELTDPLLREQCEWVASLAAHLVASADRSGDTVDRARRGRPRNASTELLWSLLPPLTGGSETFTISGRLEPADAVGGDVFDYALSGDRVHLAVFDAMGHALGAGLIAATALAAYRAARRSGAGLFGQAAALDETIAQHFPEAFATGVIAELDLTSGALRYLVAGHPAPLLLRDARVVPGLADGRRVPFGLGTGAMDIGQASLEPDDCVVLYTDGVTEARDAAGEFFGLPRLVDLLERGAAARQPPPETVRRLMASVLHHQQGLLQDDASVVVAHWGPPPPIPGARADTADWR encoded by the coding sequence GTGAGCGACCGGCCGGCCGGGCGGCACGAGCCCGGCGTCGAGGGCCACCGGCGGGCGCTGCAGGCCGTGCTCCGGCGAGGCGCGGTGACCCCGGAGCAGCTGTGGCTGCGCTACTTCGCGACCGGCGGCGTCGCGGGGATGCTCGAGCTGGAGGGCTACCTGCAGGGCCTGGTGGAGCTGCCGCCGGCCGACCGCGACATGCTCGCCCAGTCGGCCAACGAGCTGCTCGACGAGGTCGCCGGGCGCCTGCGGGTGCCCTACAGCCGGCAGCTGCGGGACCCGCTGCCCCCTGCGGGGCCGCTGCTCGCGCTGGTTCGCCTCCTCCAGGAGACCCCGCGGGCCCTGTCCGGCGGGGTCGACGACGCGGTCGCCGCCGCGGTCGCGGCCCTCGGGCCCGGGATCGAGGCCACCGTCTACGTCGTCGACTACGCCGAGGAGCGGCTCGTCGCGCTGCCCAGCAGCAGGCATCCGGAGCGGCCGCCGATCGGCCTCGAGGGGACCCTGGCCGGGCGGGCGTTCCAGCTCACCGAGACTCAGGCGGCCTTCCACGACGCGCAGCCCCGGCTGTGGGTGCCGCTCCTGGACGGGGTGGAGCGGATCGGCGCGCTCGACGTGGCCGTGAGCACCGCCAGCGAGCTGACCGACCCCTTGCTCCGCGAGCAGTGCGAGTGGGTCGCCTCGCTGGCCGCCCACCTCGTCGCGAGCGCGGACCGGTCGGGGGACACGGTCGACCGGGCCCGGCGGGGCCGGCCGCGCAACGCCTCCACCGAGCTGCTGTGGTCGCTGCTGCCACCGTTGACCGGCGGCAGCGAGACGTTCACGATCAGCGGCCGGCTGGAGCCGGCCGACGCGGTCGGCGGCGACGTCTTCGACTACGCCCTGAGCGGCGACCGGGTCCACCTCGCGGTGTTCGACGCGATGGGCCACGCCCTGGGCGCCGGGCTCATCGCCGCGACCGCGCTCGCGGCGTACCGCGCCGCGCGGCGGTCCGGGGCGGGGCTGTTCGGGCAGGCCGCGGCGCTCGACGAGACGATCGCCCAGCACTTCCCGGAGGCCTTCGCGACCGGGGTGATCGCCGAGCTCGACCTCACGTCCGGGGCCCTGCGCTACCTGGTCGCGGGCCACCCCGCCCCCCTCCTGCTGCGGGATGCGCGGGTCGTGCCCGGGCTCGCGGACGGGCGCCGGGTGCCCTTCGGCCTCGGCACCGGCGCGATGGACATCGGCCAGGCGTCGCTCGAGCCGGACGACTGCGTGGTGCTCTACACCGACGGGGTGACGGAGGCCCGGGACGCGGCGGGCGAGTTCTTCGGCCTGCCGCGCCTGGTGGACCTGCTCGAGCGCGGGGCCGCCGCCCGCCAGCCGCCCCCGGAGACCGTGCGCCGGCTCATGGCCTCGGTCCTCCACCACCAGCAGGGGCTGCTGCAGGACGACGCGAGCGTGGTGGTGGCGCACTGGGGCCCGCCGCCGCCGATCCCTGGTGCGCGAGCGGACACCGCCGACTGGCGGTGA
- a CDS encoding EAL domain-containing protein, protein MTALALLVSGGLLAVRLPGNGRSPWLLTGYLTAGALMALRSVLMPAGPRPGDSPGPAAGDAALRTAAEHWADTAGTNALVTAAALVSCALLAAHRPYPTPRACLSVGTGLVLGGAYLCVEGAPGVALAGPAGDATAYASVAHGALALLALAALVGLRRAAGPRPDFTLAWPLGHLALLTAVLLLRALSPDVFGPGWWAALALQALAAVLLLAGLLTGVARLVIALEKGVPRRAEDGHRLAGPPAEAVAGSQVSRREVLDLLTDGHLEVAVQPVVCLAGGKPVGLEALARFSAGPAGAPLAPAGVFAAAGEAGVGVELEVLSVRRALGLLDRLPAGLWLSVNVSPTTAASRELSGELFRAGPARMRRIVLELTEHAAVEEYDLLVGALEPLREAGVRVAVDDAGAGFASFRHVVRLRPDVVKLDSSLIAGIDADPVRRSLVASLLRFSADIGATVVAEGVETKGELKALGELEVAWGQGYLLGRPGCVAAVLDGLVGQRV, encoded by the coding sequence TTGACGGCGCTCGCCCTGCTGGTCAGCGGCGGGCTGCTGGCGGTCCGGCTGCCCGGCAACGGCCGTAGCCCCTGGCTGCTCACCGGCTACCTCACGGCCGGGGCGCTGATGGCGTTGCGCTCGGTGCTCATGCCGGCGGGCCCGCGCCCAGGTGACTCGCCCGGCCCGGCGGCGGGCGACGCGGCGCTGCGCACGGCCGCCGAGCACTGGGCGGACACGGCCGGCACCAACGCCCTCGTCACGGCGGCCGCGCTCGTCTCCTGCGCACTGCTGGCCGCCCACCGCCCGTATCCGACGCCCAGGGCCTGCCTGTCGGTCGGCACGGGGCTGGTGCTCGGCGGCGCGTACCTCTGTGTCGAGGGGGCCCCCGGCGTCGCCCTGGCCGGGCCCGCGGGCGACGCCACGGCGTACGCCTCGGTCGCGCACGGCGCGCTGGCCCTGCTCGCACTGGCCGCGCTCGTCGGCCTGCGCCGGGCCGCGGGCCCGCGGCCCGACTTCACGCTCGCCTGGCCGCTCGGCCACCTGGCGCTCCTCACGGCGGTCCTGCTGCTGCGCGCGCTCTCGCCGGACGTCTTCGGCCCCGGCTGGTGGGCCGCCCTGGCCCTGCAGGCGCTGGCCGCCGTCCTGCTGCTGGCGGGCCTGCTGACCGGCGTCGCCCGGCTGGTCATCGCCCTGGAGAAGGGCGTGCCGCGGCGGGCCGAGGACGGGCACCGGCTCGCCGGCCCGCCGGCGGAGGCCGTGGCCGGCTCGCAGGTATCGCGTCGCGAGGTGCTCGACCTGCTGACCGACGGGCATCTGGAGGTGGCCGTCCAGCCGGTGGTGTGCCTCGCCGGCGGCAAGCCGGTGGGGCTGGAGGCGCTCGCCCGGTTCTCCGCCGGGCCGGCAGGAGCCCCGCTCGCGCCGGCCGGGGTGTTCGCCGCCGCCGGGGAGGCCGGGGTCGGGGTCGAGCTCGAGGTGCTCTCCGTACGCCGGGCGCTGGGCCTGCTCGACCGGCTGCCGGCCGGGCTGTGGCTGTCCGTGAACGTCTCCCCGACCACCGCCGCGAGCCGGGAGCTGTCCGGGGAGCTGTTCCGGGCCGGCCCGGCCCGTATGCGGCGCATCGTGCTCGAGCTGACCGAGCACGCCGCGGTCGAGGAGTACGACCTGCTCGTGGGCGCGCTCGAGCCGCTGCGGGAGGCGGGAGTCCGCGTGGCGGTCGACGACGCCGGCGCCGGCTTCGCCAGCTTCCGCCACGTGGTCCGGCTGCGCCCCGACGTGGTCAAGCTCGACAGCAGCCTCATCGCCGGGATCGACGCCGACCCGGTACGCCGGTCACTGGTGGCCTCCCTGCTGCGCTTCAGCGCGGACATCGGGGCGACCGTCGTCGCCGAGGGGGTCGAGACGAAGGGCGAGCTGAAGGCGCTGGGCGAGCTGGAGGTCGCCTGGGGGCAGGGGTACCTGCTCGGGCGGCCCGGCTGCGTGGCCGCCGTCCTCGACGGGCTCGTCGGCCAGCGGGTGTAG
- a CDS encoding DUF6167 family protein, with the protein MIRRLFWLGLGAALGALIVRRLTRAAQALTPQSMAQTLADAMRELGAGIRDFGQDVRAAMSDREAELRDALGIPDGEAPDNRTGDSGRTRH; encoded by the coding sequence GTGATCCGCCGGCTGTTCTGGCTCGGCCTCGGCGCCGCGCTCGGCGCGCTGATCGTGCGCCGGCTCACCCGCGCCGCGCAGGCGCTCACCCCGCAGAGCATGGCGCAGACCCTCGCCGACGCGATGCGCGAGCTCGGGGCGGGCATCCGCGACTTCGGCCAGGACGTACGGGCCGCGATGTCCGACCGCGAGGCCGAGCTCCGCGACGCGCTCGGCATCCCCGACGGCGAGGCCCCCGACAACCGAACCGGCGATTCCGGAAGGACGCGTCACTGA
- the hisS gene encoding histidine--tRNA ligase produces the protein MPGSPTFQAPKGVAEYVPPDSNAWLAVREALCAPARRAGYGYVELPVFEDTGLFVRGVGESTDVVSKEMYTFEDRGGRSITLRPEGTAGVMRAVIEHGLDRGQLPVKLWYAGQFFRAERPQAGRYRQFSQVGVEAIGTDDPALDAEVVAIADEGFRSLGLTGYRLELTSLGCAQCRPAYRERLQAFLAGLDLDEATRARAALNPLRVLDDKREGVRRQLADAPLMLDNLCAEDAAHFSEVRVHLDALGVAYDINPRMVRGLDYYTRTTFEFVHPGLGAQSGIGGGGRYDGLMESLGGQALSGIGFGLGVDRALLACRVEGLAPADESRCDVYLVPLGPAAKARLVTVAGALRGRGVRVDLAYGDRGMKGAMKGADRSGAAYAVVLGERDLKAGTAQVKDLRSGEQRAVALDDLTDHLTRTVAAAHVPQGEPQ, from the coding sequence ATGCCCGGCTCCCCGACGTTCCAGGCCCCGAAGGGGGTCGCGGAGTACGTCCCGCCCGACTCGAACGCCTGGCTGGCGGTGCGTGAGGCGCTCTGCGCCCCGGCGCGCCGGGCCGGCTACGGCTACGTCGAGCTCCCGGTGTTCGAGGACACCGGGCTGTTCGTGCGCGGCGTGGGCGAGTCGACCGACGTGGTCAGCAAGGAGATGTACACCTTCGAGGACCGCGGCGGCCGGTCGATCACGCTCCGCCCCGAGGGCACGGCCGGGGTGATGCGGGCCGTGATCGAGCACGGGCTCGACCGCGGCCAGCTGCCGGTCAAGCTGTGGTACGCGGGGCAGTTCTTCCGGGCCGAGCGCCCGCAGGCGGGCCGCTACCGCCAGTTCTCCCAGGTCGGGGTCGAGGCGATCGGCACCGACGACCCGGCCCTGGACGCCGAGGTCGTCGCGATCGCCGACGAGGGCTTCCGGTCCCTGGGCCTCACGGGCTACCGGCTCGAGCTGACCTCGCTCGGCTGCGCGCAGTGCCGGCCCGCCTACCGCGAGCGGCTCCAGGCGTTCCTCGCCGGCCTCGACCTCGACGAGGCGACGCGCGCCCGCGCCGCGCTCAACCCGCTGCGCGTCCTCGACGACAAGCGCGAGGGCGTGCGCCGCCAGCTCGCCGACGCCCCGTTGATGCTCGACAACCTGTGCGCCGAGGACGCAGCGCACTTCAGCGAAGTCCGCGTCCACCTCGACGCGCTGGGCGTGGCGTACGACATCAACCCGCGGATGGTGCGCGGGCTCGACTACTACACGCGCACCACCTTCGAGTTCGTGCACCCCGGCCTCGGCGCCCAGTCGGGCATCGGCGGCGGCGGACGCTACGACGGCCTCATGGAGTCGCTCGGCGGGCAGGCACTGTCCGGCATCGGCTTCGGGCTCGGGGTGGACCGCGCGCTGCTGGCCTGCCGGGTCGAGGGCCTCGCCCCGGCCGACGAGTCCCGGTGCGACGTCTACCTCGTGCCGCTCGGCCCCGCCGCCAAGGCCCGGCTGGTCACCGTGGCCGGCGCCCTGCGCGGGCGCGGCGTCCGGGTCGACCTGGCGTACGGCGACCGCGGCATGAAGGGCGCCATGAAGGGCGCGGACCGCAGCGGCGCCGCGTACGCCGTCGTCCTCGGCGAGCGTGACCTCAAGGCCGGGACGGCGCAGGTCAAGGACCTGCGCTCCGGCGAGCAGCGCGCCGTCGCCCTCGACGACCTCACAGACCACCTGACCCGAACCGTCGCAGCAGCACACGTCCCGCAGGGAGAGCCCCAGTGA
- the aspS gene encoding aspartate--tRNA ligase has translation MIRTTEAGTLRAEHAGQGVVLAGWVARRRDHGGVAFLDLRDASGIVQVVVRESDVAHDLRAEYCVKVTGEVRTRPEGNENTEIPTGAVEVVASGVEVLSEAAPLPFQLDQQDVNEEARLRYRYLDLRREGPAKAIRMRSEVSRIARNVLAERSFVEVETPTLTRSTPEGARDFLVPVRLQPGSWYALPQSPQLFKQLLMVGGLERYYQIARCYRDEDFRADRQPEFTQLDIEMSFVEQDDVIELGEAVVRALWKGVLGHDIGEVPRMTYAEAMTRYGSDKPDLRFGNELVDLTDYFKDTPFRVFQAAHVGAVVMPGGASQPRKTFDAWQEWAKQRGARGLAYVTFGQDGELGGPVAKNLSEQERAGLREAVGAEPGDCAFFAAGERNGALALLGATRLEIGKRTGQIDESAWSFLWIVDAPMFELTDEGTWTSLHHPFTSPKAEWLDRLEEAPGEALAYAYDMVCNGNEIGGGSIRIHRGDVQRRVFTLLGISEEEAADKFGFLLDAFKFGPPPHGGIAFGWDRICMLLAGVESLREVIAFPKTGAGYDPLTGAPTPITPAQRKEAGVDAVPEPKE, from the coding sequence GTGATCCGCACGACAGAAGCAGGAACGCTGCGAGCCGAGCACGCCGGCCAGGGCGTGGTGCTCGCCGGTTGGGTCGCGCGCCGGCGCGACCACGGCGGGGTGGCCTTCCTCGACCTGCGCGACGCGTCCGGCATCGTGCAGGTCGTGGTCCGCGAGTCGGACGTCGCGCACGACCTGCGCGCGGAGTACTGCGTCAAGGTCACCGGCGAGGTGCGCACCCGGCCCGAGGGCAACGAGAACACCGAGATCCCGACCGGTGCCGTCGAGGTCGTCGCGTCCGGGGTCGAGGTGCTGAGCGAGGCCGCGCCGCTGCCGTTCCAGCTGGACCAGCAGGACGTCAACGAGGAGGCCCGCCTCCGCTACCGCTACCTGGACCTGCGCCGTGAGGGGCCGGCCAAGGCGATCCGGATGCGCAGCGAGGTCAGCCGGATCGCGCGCAACGTGCTGGCCGAGCGCAGCTTCGTCGAGGTGGAGACCCCGACGCTGACCCGATCCACGCCCGAGGGCGCCCGAGACTTCCTGGTCCCCGTACGCCTGCAGCCGGGTTCCTGGTACGCCCTTCCCCAGTCTCCGCAGCTGTTCAAGCAGCTGCTCATGGTCGGCGGGCTCGAGCGGTACTACCAGATCGCGCGCTGCTACCGGGACGAGGACTTCCGCGCGGACCGGCAGCCGGAGTTCACCCAGCTCGACATCGAGATGAGCTTCGTCGAGCAGGACGACGTCATCGAGCTCGGCGAGGCCGTCGTGCGCGCGCTCTGGAAGGGCGTGCTCGGCCACGACATCGGCGAGGTCCCGCGCATGACCTACGCCGAGGCGATGACCCGCTACGGGTCGGACAAGCCCGACCTGCGCTTCGGCAACGAGCTGGTCGACCTCACCGACTACTTCAAGGACACGCCTTTCCGCGTCTTCCAGGCCGCCCACGTGGGCGCGGTCGTCATGCCCGGCGGAGCGTCCCAGCCGCGCAAGACGTTCGACGCGTGGCAGGAGTGGGCCAAGCAGCGCGGCGCGCGTGGCCTGGCGTACGTCACCTTCGGGCAGGACGGCGAGCTCGGCGGCCCGGTCGCGAAGAACCTCTCCGAGCAGGAGCGCGCCGGCCTGCGCGAGGCCGTCGGTGCAGAGCCCGGCGACTGCGCGTTCTTCGCCGCGGGGGAGCGCAACGGCGCCCTCGCGCTGCTCGGCGCCACCCGGCTGGAGATCGGCAAGCGCACCGGCCAGATCGACGAGTCGGCCTGGTCGTTCCTCTGGATCGTCGACGCACCGATGTTCGAGCTGACCGACGAGGGCACGTGGACCTCGCTGCACCACCCCTTCACCTCCCCGAAGGCCGAGTGGCTCGACCGGCTGGAGGAGGCGCCGGGGGAGGCGCTCGCCTACGCGTACGACATGGTCTGCAACGGCAACGAGATCGGCGGCGGGTCGATCCGTATCCACCGCGGGGACGTCCAGCGCCGGGTCTTCACCCTGCTGGGCATCTCCGAGGAGGAGGCGGCCGACAAGTTCGGCTTCCTGCTCGACGCGTTCAAGTTCGGCCCGCCGCCGCACGGCGGCATCGCCTTCGGCTGGGACCGCATCTGCATGCTGCTCGCCGGCGTCGAGTCGCTGCGCGAGGTGATCGCGTTCCCGAAGACGGGCGCGGGCTACGACCCGCTGACCGGCGCGCCGACGCCGATCACGCCGGCGCAGCGCAAGGAGGCGGGGGTCGACGCGGTGCCCGAGCCGAAGGAGTGA